The stretch of DNA ggtataatgggggccctgtcccaaggagcttacactctagtggtataatgggagaccttGGCCCAAGGAGCTCACACTCTATgggtataatgggagaccttGCCCCAAGGAGTTTACACTCTagcggtataatgggaggccctgccccaaggagcttacactctagtggtataatgggagaccctgccccaaggagcttacactctagtggtataatgggggccctgtcccaaggagcttacactctagtggtataatgggagaccttGGCCCAAGGAGCTCACACTCTATgggtataatgggagaccttGCCCCAAGGAgtttacactctagtggtataatgggaggccctgccccaaggagcttacactctagtggtataatgggaggccctgccccaaggagcttacactctagtggtataatgggaggccctgtcccaaggagcttacactctagtggtataaggGGAGACCTTGTTTCAGGgggcttacactctagtggtataatgggagaccctgtcccaaggagcttacactctagtggtataatgggaggccctgccccaaggagcttacactctagtggtataatgggagaccctgtcccaaggagcttacactctagtggtataatgggaggccctgccccaaggagcctacactctagtggtataatgggagaccctgtcccaaggagcttacactctagtggtataatgggagaccctgtcgcaaggagcttacactctagtggtataatgggagaccctgtcccaaggagcttacactctagtggtataatgggaggcactgtcccaaggagcttacactctagtggtataatgggagatcctgtcccaaggagcttacactctagtggtataatgggaggccctgccccaaggagcttacactctagtggtataatgggaggccctgccccaaggagcttacactctagtggtataatgggagaccatgtcccatggagcttacactctagtggtataatgggagacccagtcccaaggagcttacactctagtggtataatgggagaccctgtcccaaggagcttacactctagtggtataatgggagaccatgtcccatggagcttacactctagtggtataatgggaggccctgccccaaggagcttacactctagtggtataatgggaggccctgtcccaaggagcttacactctagtggtataatgggagaccatGTCCCATGGAGcgtacactctagtggtataatgggaggccctgccccaaggagcttacactctagtggtataatgggaggccctgtcccaaggagcttacactctagtggtataatgggagaccctgccccaaggagcttacactctagtggtataatgggaggccctgccccaaggagcttacactctagtggtataatgggaggccctgccccaaggagcttacactctagtggtataatgggaaaccctgccccaaggagcttacactctagtggtataatgggaaaccctgccccaaggagcttacactctagtggtataatgggagacccagtcccaaggagcttacactctagtggtataatgggaggcctgttcccaaggagcttacactctagtggtataatgggaggcctgttcccaaggagcttacactctagtggtataatgggaggccctgccccaaggagcttacactctagtggtataatgggaaacccagtcccaaggagcttacactctagtggtataatgggaggcctgttcccaaggagcttacactctagtggtataataggAGGCCTgttcccaaggagcttacactctagtggtataatgggaggccctgcccctaggagcttacactctagtggtataatgggagaccctgcccctaGGAGATTACACTCTAGCAGTATAATTACAGAGTTTGTGCCTAGAAGCCGGcagtgttatgataccagttggATAAGAGCCAAAGAGTGATGCCTTTGTGAGGGAAAATGTCATTACTGGCAGGAGCAACACTATCGCTGagctattatatttttttattgtcagCTCCGTTCCCCATCTGTAGGGTTTGTTTCCCCTTAGGGCTCATATATGATGTAGGATTTAGCTACATTACAGTCAACGCCTTCCCCTCCCCATAGATCCTGGAAAGTTCTTTAACAAGCTTCCACTCGGGAGTCCAGTTTCGGCCGTCTCCATGGCAATGATCCAGAGGTCCACAATGGCGAGCTGGAAATAGAGCACTGATATTGGAGAGCCTCGTGCCTCTTTGTTTTGGAGGTAATGGATACCCCGCTGGGAGGAGAAATCGGCTGCCAGGTAGACGGCAGTGGGCAGACAGCAGTATTTATGCCCAGTCCCCCAATGAGCTGGAGTTGGACGAGGGCAACCGCAAGAGATTTGGTGCGTTGGGTGCTCTGGAGGATTCAACTCAACACTTGGCCAAGGCTGAGTTCCACTTCTAATCCTGGTGGCCTTGCCATTGACTTTTGGGTGcaaatctgtctgtctatctatctatctatctatctatctctatctatctccaTCCACCCATCGTATTCTTCCTCTTTCAACATCTCCTCTTGATTCAAGTCCACATCAAACCTCATTGAACCAGAGCTAAGCTTGTCCAATTCATTTTCAGGCCCCTGGATAACTCCTACTGACTCCTAACTCCTTCTGCCCACCGGCCCTGATTTACCCATTCAGCCATGAGTTCTAAACTGGTACAGGCTATAGAGACGCTGATCTCCGTCTTCCACACCTACTCCGGACGGGAAGGAGACAAGTGCAAACTGAgcaaaagggaaatgagggacctGATACAGAACGAGCTTGCAGAGTATCTCGAGGTAAGAACCTGGTAATTTAGTAACGTGTTTATGGGTTGGTTCCTCCAAGGCCCTAAGTGTCCTGATGACAGTGACGATCGGTCCTTCCTGGACCCAAAGTGCGCTAATGTTACttacatgtttatgggtcagtccttCATTGAAGGATGTGTAAAGTGAAAATGGGTGAACCAGTAGTTGGTTTGGAGAAGTTCCAGGAAAAGACTTATAGGGTTAGGATGGTGGCCAAGTGTTTAGGTCTGGGTTTTAAGTGAAATTTTATGGCCTGGAGGTTATGGGTCTAAATGGGCCAGGGGGGATCCCTCAGGATAGGTGCAGCCTGAAGTTCTGGATGTGGGAGTGTGAAGAAAAGGTAGGTGATGAGGAGGAGGAAGTCATATGTTGAGTGAAAGCTCCATCTGGTACATTGATGTAACTGACTAGGAGAATTCTATGTATGGCAAGAGAGGGGCAGAACTTGGGGAGAGGTGGAGAAATAAGGGAAATAGAGAATAAAATACAAACTGAGATGTTGTCCCTGGCTCTCCAGACCCAGAAAGATGCCATGCCCGTGGACAAGATCATGAGCGAGTTAGACGAGAACGGAGACGGCGAGGTGGACTTCCAAGAATTTGTGATCCTGGTGGCGTCCCTGACCGTGGCGTGTAATTCTTTCTTCAACCAGGAAAACTGACACTGTTCGGGGGTGGGAGTGGGTTGGGGCTCTCTGCCAGGACATGATGCATGCTGGGATACCACATCATCATAGAACCTTTGTTTCTGATTAAACATGACAAATACACTGTTCTTGGCTCAGATCTCTTTTCTTTTATGAGATGTTCCTAGAATGCACAAGGAGTCCAGAAGCCACCCTGTTGTACCCAGCATGGTCCTGGTTGGCTTTGGGTAGGCCAACTGCTCCAATACCAAAGTCCTTACATAAACCTATGCACCAGAGCAGGTCCCCATAACTGAGCTGTTGTAGAGGATGGTGGCAACTGGGACAACAAAGGTCTCTTAAAGAAATATGGCATTTTGATTTGCTTTCTCAGGCTTGTGTTGAACCTCAAAGGGTTGGAGGG from Xenopus tropicalis strain Nigerian chromosome 8, UCB_Xtro_10.0, whole genome shotgun sequence encodes:
- the s100a1 gene encoding protein S100-A1, which gives rise to MSSKLVQAIETLISVFHTYSGREGDKCKLSKREMRDLIQNELAEYLETQKDAMPVDKIMSELDENGDGEVDFQEFVILVASLTVACNSFFNQEN